One part of the Filimonas effusa genome encodes these proteins:
- a CDS encoding FKBP-type peptidyl-prolyl cis-trans isomerase, whose product MQQVKKGDTVKVHYHGKLNDGSTFDSSEGREPLEFEVGAGMVISGFDNGVLGMTKGEKKTVNIPVDEAYGPKREDLIMEFPIDRFPPDLKPEAGMVLSMSNGEGQQLPVVVTEVREDAVVLDANPPLAGKDLIFDIELVEIAGGSSLIITP is encoded by the coding sequence ATGCAACAAGTTAAAAAGGGAGATACCGTCAAGGTACATTACCATGGAAAGTTAAATGATGGTTCTACCTTCGATAGCAGTGAGGGACGCGAACCGCTTGAGTTTGAAGTGGGCGCTGGTATGGTGATCAGTGGTTTTGATAATGGTGTGCTTGGTATGACCAAAGGAGAGAAGAAAACAGTGAATATCCCGGTAGATGAGGCTTATGGTCCTAAGCGGGAAGACCTGATCATGGAATTCCCCATCGATCGTTTTCCTCCGGATCTGAAACCCGAAGCAGGTATGGTGTTAAGCATGAGCAACGGTGAAGGTCAGCAACTGCCAGTAGTGGTTACTGAAGTAAGAGAAGACGCTGTTGTACTCGATGCCAACCCTCCGTTAGCAGGAAAAGATCTGATCTTCGATATTGAACTGGTAGAAA
- the fmt gene encoding methionyl-tRNA formyltransferase: MEQYDSNSRKPFNELRIVFMGTPEFAVSSLDALVEAGCHIVGVVTAPDKPAGRGMKLTASAVKQYAVSKGLTVLQPEKLRAPEFLEQLRSLQADIQVVVAFRMLPEVVWNMPPMGTINVHGSLLPQYRGAAPINWAVINGEKETGVTTFKLQHAIDTGNILLRATLPIGENDTAGEIHDRMKVLGANVLVQTIKELAAGTLTEIDQSGLAAEDAASIKHAPKIFTETCTIDWNKSTDAIHNLIRGLSPYPGAFTHLDGKILKIFQSRKETTTPAVPPGTVETDGKTFLRFATADGHIQVLELQLEGKKRMPVSEFLKGWRRE, translated from the coding sequence ATGGAACAGTACGATAGCAACAGCAGGAAGCCTTTTAATGAATTACGGATCGTGTTTATGGGTACACCGGAATTTGCGGTGTCTTCATTAGACGCGTTGGTCGAAGCAGGATGCCATATCGTAGGTGTTGTTACAGCCCCCGATAAACCAGCCGGCCGCGGCATGAAGCTTACAGCCAGCGCTGTTAAACAATATGCCGTTTCAAAAGGATTGACGGTTCTCCAGCCCGAAAAACTACGGGCGCCCGAGTTCCTCGAACAACTTCGCTCCCTGCAGGCCGACATACAAGTAGTCGTTGCTTTCCGCATGCTTCCTGAAGTCGTATGGAACATGCCTCCTATGGGTACCATCAATGTTCACGGCTCTCTCCTGCCCCAATATCGTGGCGCGGCGCCTATTAACTGGGCGGTGATCAACGGCGAAAAAGAAACAGGCGTTACTACATTCAAGCTGCAACATGCCATCGATACAGGTAATATTCTATTACGGGCTACCTTGCCAATAGGTGAAAACGACACTGCGGGCGAAATACACGACCGGATGAAAGTGCTCGGCGCCAATGTGCTGGTGCAGACCATCAAAGAACTGGCAGCAGGTACCTTAACCGAAATCGACCAGTCCGGCCTCGCAGCTGAAGATGCCGCATCCATTAAACACGCCCCCAAGATATTTACAGAAACCTGCACTATCGATTGGAACAAGTCAACCGATGCGATTCATAATCTCATCAGGGGTTTATCCCCTTACCCCGGCGCATTCACTCACCTGGATGGCAAGATCCTGAAGATCTTCCAAAGCAGGAAAGAAACGACAACACCCGCTGTACCCCCCGGCACAGTAGAAACAGATGGAAAAACATTTTTACGTTTCGCCACGGCAGATGGTCATATCCAGGTACTGGAACTGCAACTGGAAGGAAAAAAGCGGATGCCGGTTTCAGAATTCCTGAAAGGCTGGCGGAGAGAGTAA